In Pseudophryne corroboree isolate aPseCor3 unplaced genomic scaffold, aPseCor3.hap2 scaffold_1954, whole genome shotgun sequence, a genomic segment contains:
- the LOC135005082 gene encoding vomeronasal type-2 receptor 26-like, producing MEVTQVHVDYFRTEEDHSTMDNRTTGTSGSVISLHAGTCGYPNSESCQKCPDDKWPNMEKDACIPRIIEFLSYKDTTASLLSAISVLFIILTASIIRLFIYFLDTPIVKANNRNLSFILLISLKLSLLCVNLFIGRPVDITCMLRQISFGINFTVAVSSVLAKTVMVYIAFKATRPGSSWRKWLGVQLPNSVVFICSSVQVLTSAIWLLFFPPFAEYDINTYPGVIIIQCNEGSILAFYVMLGYMGLLAALCFVLAFMVRTLPDIFNEAKYISFSMVVFCSVWICAMPAYLSSKGKHMVIVEIFAILAS from the exons ATGGaagttacacaagttcatgtggATTACTTTAGGACAGAAGAGGACCATTCAAcaatggataatag gactacaggtaccagtgggtctgttatttccctgcatgctggtacttgtggttatccaa ACAGTGAAAGTTGCCAGAAATGTCCTGATGATAAATGGCCAAATATGGAAAAAGATGCTTGTATTCCCAGAATAATTGAATTTCTCTCATACAAGGACACAACTGCTTCTTTGTTGTCTGCAATatctgtattatttattattttaactgCCTCCATAATCAGATTGTTTATTTACTTCTTGGACACTCCCATAGTAAAAGCCAATAATAGAAACCTTAGCTTTATTCTTCTCATCTCCCTCAAGCTGAGCCTACTCTGTGTGAATCTGTTCATCGGCCGTCCAGTAGATATCACCTGCATGCTACGCCAAATATCCTTTGGAATAAATTTCACTGTGGCTGTATCTTCTGTCCTTGCCAAGACTGTCATGGTTTACATTGCATTCAAAGCCACCAGACCTGGAAGCTCTTGGAGAAAATGGTTGGGTGTTCAATTGCCAAATTCTGTAGTGTTTATCTGCTCATCTGTTCAAGTTCTCACCAGTGCTATTTGGTTGTTATTTTTTCCTCCTTTTGCAGAGTATGACATAAACACATATCCTGGTGTGATCATCATTCAGTGTAATGAAGGTTCTATTCTTGCATTTTATGTCATGTTGGGTTACATGGGGttacttgcagctctgtgttttgttctggctttcatggtgaggacattaccgGACATCTTCAATGAAGCCAAATACATCTCCTTCAGCATGGTGGTGTTCTGCAGTGTGTGGATCTGTGCCATGCCTGCCTACCTGAGCAGTAAGGGGAAACACATGGTCATTGTAGAGATATTTGCCATATTGGCATCAG